The Sediminispirochaeta smaragdinae DSM 11293 genome has a segment encoding these proteins:
- a CDS encoding PilZ domain-containing protein translates to MGNTLGRIEREFVLVKMEEQQIEIAVHGERKRASAKVLSLVDLSTLRLKQLSPSEPIFIKGEPVRLFFNFFDHTMTFEGSILEGGEELLISIPNTVVKNLQRKFERVPPPEGDIHLSFDIASSRIELDFPRTSQFAQVDQEEMIFSSVFDASSIQGLLEQFNQVIAQYAEVAKIRMFREKKPETFEELVVASGGNALFLPDTSRSFPSLEEAEGRRMVVDEELPLGDSDLFCGKKRGELKSWLLDLGHEGILSELVMPICYREYVIGVILLQTGIGRGMPFTLQVFDICSEFASILVHSLQQNGYFAGGKRQVESYEPQIVNISASGLLFTHSSAELASQIGMYSDLSIRLTLSSRPMQIACRVMRKYHEENRAYYGLQFMEMKPEDFRYLFEAVYGRSFTERDDRLWEGGAKPPEVVL, encoded by the coding sequence ATGGGCAATACGCTGGGGAGAATAGAACGGGAGTTCGTTCTCGTGAAAATGGAGGAGCAGCAGATTGAGATTGCCGTTCACGGTGAGCGGAAACGGGCCTCGGCAAAGGTTCTTTCCCTTGTCGATCTTTCTACACTTCGGTTAAAGCAGCTTTCTCCTTCCGAGCCAATTTTCATAAAAGGAGAGCCGGTACGTCTCTTTTTTAATTTTTTCGACCACACCATGACCTTTGAAGGAAGCATCCTCGAAGGTGGAGAAGAGCTCCTTATTTCGATTCCCAATACGGTTGTGAAGAATCTTCAAAGGAAATTCGAGCGTGTGCCTCCTCCAGAGGGCGATATTCATCTTAGTTTCGATATTGCAAGCAGTCGCATTGAGCTTGATTTTCCCCGGACATCCCAGTTTGCACAGGTTGATCAAGAGGAGATGATCTTTTCTTCTGTCTTTGATGCCTCTTCTATTCAGGGACTTCTCGAACAGTTCAATCAGGTCATCGCTCAATATGCGGAGGTTGCCAAGATTCGAATGTTTCGGGAAAAAAAGCCTGAAACATTCGAAGAGCTTGTAGTTGCCTCCGGAGGGAATGCACTTTTTTTGCCCGACACCTCACGATCTTTTCCCTCCCTCGAGGAGGCGGAGGGGCGGCGTATGGTTGTGGATGAGGAACTTCCGCTCGGGGATAGCGATCTCTTCTGCGGCAAAAAGCGGGGGGAACTTAAGAGTTGGCTGCTGGATTTGGGGCACGAGGGTATCCTTTCCGAGCTTGTCATGCCGATATGTTACCGAGAATATGTGATCGGAGTGATCCTTTTGCAGACAGGCATTGGCAGAGGGATGCCCTTTACTCTCCAGGTCTTCGACATCTGTAGCGAATTCGCTTCGATCCTTGTCCATTCCCTGCAGCAAAACGGCTATTTTGCAGGTGGAAAGCGACAAGTGGAATCCTATGAGCCTCAGATTGTCAATATCAGTGCATCGGGGCTTCTCTTTACCCATTCCTCTGCCGAGCTTGCTTCCCAGATCGGAATGTACAGTGATCTTTCCATTCGGTTGACCCTGTCGAGTCGCCCCATGCAAATAGCCTGCAGGGTAATGAGAAAATATCATGAAGAAAACAGGGCGTATTACGGTTTGCAATTTATGGAGATGAAGCCGGAAGATTTTCGCTATCTCTTTGAGGCTGTGTACGGCCGTTCTTTTACCGAGCGGGACGACCGCCTCTGGGAGGGGGGAGCAAAGCCTCCGGAAGTGGTCCTCTGA
- a CDS encoding HD domain-containing protein, with the protein MADYLSSAFELPVRDPVWGNIGLTPEFKRLTDEAAFQHLAGIRQLGPSYLVYPGAVHTRLAHSLGVFHLARRLLLTFAGREEELILDRDEITIFLAAALLHDLGHFPFAHSFKDLPLKKHEAITAEIISSSRLAGVIRRELGIDPELVAAVIDHDLPVPAGKTGERIGLFRRLLSGVLDPDKLDYLNRDAFFCGVPYGNQDVDNILDCTRILPSGKVGVDACGTVAVENLLFSKYLMYRTVYWHKTVRIATAMIKQAVMMALTDGKIKPEALYGLDDDAFCRMAGETDYLPLELVASVRRRHLYKMVTEFDEEEGELLIDSLSSSPEERLEASIQASSRLSSLLGRDVSPEQIIIDIPEPISFETDMDVLQGGREIDFVSSGTLFTTEVVGQFARSLRKLRICAEPSLAERLSVMRQDKITELFL; encoded by the coding sequence ATGGCAGACTACCTTAGTTCGGCCTTTGAGCTTCCCGTTAGGGATCCGGTCTGGGGTAATATCGGTTTGACACCCGAATTTAAGCGGCTGACCGATGAGGCGGCATTTCAGCATCTTGCAGGAATCAGGCAACTGGGGCCCAGTTATCTTGTCTACCCCGGAGCCGTTCATACCAGGCTTGCTCACAGCCTCGGTGTGTTTCATCTGGCAAGACGCCTGCTTCTGACTTTTGCCGGTCGTGAGGAGGAGTTGATTCTTGACCGCGATGAAATAACCATCTTTCTTGCAGCAGCCCTCCTTCATGACCTCGGCCATTTTCCCTTTGCCCACTCCTTCAAGGATCTTCCTTTAAAGAAACATGAGGCGATTACCGCTGAGATCATCAGCTCTTCCCGCCTTGCCGGGGTCATACGGCGGGAACTTGGGATCGATCCCGAGCTTGTCGCCGCAGTCATCGACCACGATCTACCCGTTCCGGCAGGAAAAACAGGAGAGCGGATAGGTCTTTTTCGAAGACTCTTATCCGGAGTGCTCGATCCCGACAAACTCGACTATCTCAACCGTGACGCTTTTTTTTGCGGTGTTCCCTACGGCAATCAGGATGTGGACAATATTCTTGACTGTACCCGTATCCTTCCCTCGGGAAAGGTCGGAGTAGATGCATGCGGAACCGTAGCGGTGGAAAATTTACTCTTTTCAAAATATCTCATGTACAGAACCGTCTATTGGCACAAGACGGTCCGTATCGCCACCGCCATGATAAAACAGGCGGTCATGATGGCCCTGACCGACGGGAAGATAAAACCTGAGGCTCTCTACGGACTCGATGACGATGCCTTCTGCCGCATGGCAGGTGAAACAGACTACCTGCCCCTTGAGCTTGTAGCATCGGTGCGCCGACGGCATCTTTATAAGATGGTGACGGAGTTTGACGAGGAAGAAGGAGAGCTTCTCATCGATTCGCTTTCATCCTCTCCTGAAGAGCGGCTCGAAGCCTCGATCCAGGCCTCTTCCCGTCTCTCTTCTCTCCTTGGCCGAGATGTTTCCCCCGAACAAATTATCATCGATATTCCGGAGCCGATAAGCTTCGAAACCGACATGGATGTCCTGCAAGGCGGTAGGGAAATCGACTTTGTTTCTTCCGGAACGCTTTTTACCACCGAGGTGGTCGGTCAATTTGCCAGAAGCTTGCGAAAACTGCGAATATGTGCCGAACCATCCCTCGCCGAAAGGCTTTCGGTCATGCGACAGGACAAAATTACGGAGTTGTTCCTGTAA
- a CDS encoding DUF503 domain-containing protein — MIVTMMQCLFELPETTSLKEKRRVIKSVVARLGNKFRISAAEVDLHDSLRFGQIGGAFVTNSREHGERVMNKVMLFLEGEIPGRIQHYGVHSEHFD, encoded by the coding sequence ATGATTGTGACAATGATGCAGTGCCTTTTCGAACTGCCTGAGACAACCAGCCTCAAAGAGAAGCGGCGGGTTATCAAGTCGGTGGTCGCGCGATTAGGGAATAAATTCCGCATATCCGCTGCTGAGGTCGATCTGCACGACAGCCTTCGCTTCGGACAGATCGGAGGGGCCTTTGTGACAAACAGCCGGGAACATGGAGAGCGTGTTATGAATAAGGTAATGCTTTTTCTTGAAGGTGAAATTCCCGGCCGTATTCAGCATTACGGCGTGCATAGTGAGCACTTCGATTAA
- a CDS encoding late competence development ComFB family protein, translated as MMQVFNVMEELVLEMVHEIFEEKRGKGFPLVDCEQCRLDVACYVLNRIEPEYLISGRGVVHVQNELRQNFQKRADIVSLVNEGIRIITQNQRPYYEAHEDESAKEEGISRGPYFNFPAIIGTILNGKTFEPAENLNVFLFQDGKPVSMIDRSWPNPYFIVRSTRGSFSFWPRPIKASRENEKKNVNLEIRAEAEGFQPIRHFIDIQLTAVQAYCTTFSMERSLKVGNLYFFTKASEEEQRELGVEDL; from the coding sequence ATGATGCAGGTATTTAATGTGATGGAAGAGCTCGTTCTTGAAATGGTGCATGAAATTTTCGAGGAAAAGCGAGGTAAAGGCTTCCCACTTGTCGACTGTGAACAATGCAGACTCGATGTAGCATGCTATGTTCTCAATCGGATAGAACCTGAATACCTCATCTCAGGCAGGGGCGTCGTCCACGTTCAGAACGAATTACGGCAAAATTTTCAAAAACGGGCGGATATTGTATCCCTTGTCAACGAAGGGATACGGATCATCACTCAGAATCAGCGCCCTTATTATGAGGCACATGAAGATGAATCGGCTAAAGAGGAAGGAATCTCCAGGGGCCCTTATTTTAATTTCCCGGCGATCATCGGTACGATCCTCAATGGAAAAACCTTCGAACCTGCGGAAAACCTCAATGTCTTTCTTTTCCAGGACGGTAAGCCTGTTTCCATGATCGACAGGAGCTGGCCCAATCCATATTTTATCGTCCGGAGCACAAGAGGTAGCTTCAGTTTCTGGCCCAGGCCGATCAAGGCGTCCCGAGAAAACGAAAAGAAAAACGTCAATCTCGAAATCAGGGCCGAAGCGGAAGGATTTCAGCCGATCAGACACTTTATCGATATTCAACTCACTGCCGTCCAAGCCTACTGTACTACCTTCTCCATGGAAAGGAGCCTGAAGGTAGGCAACCTCTATTTTTTCACAAAGGCCAGCGAGGAGGAACAACGGGAACTTGGGGTCGAAGACCTATAA
- a CDS encoding ATP-binding protein encodes MRVNDAAALAERLSVEMVMGGNIPPWIMRFTKAAGKAINRYSMIQEGETVILGISGGKDSLALALALSLRLKWLPISYKLHGLHIDWEEYPVPDQKLTALRRYFDLLGIPLETVRASMFPESFDGKFNCYLCSRNRRRIFFEKARELGVRKIALGHHLDDIVETTMINLFFRGQFDSMQPVQDFFGGDLFVIRPMCEVRESIIHRLTSALDLPVVKPDCPYHETNIRARLKPIVRELSHIDRYAREHVYNALNFPTDLMKSLQR; translated from the coding sequence ATGAGAGTAAACGACGCTGCGGCATTGGCGGAGAGGCTTTCCGTCGAGATGGTGATGGGGGGAAACATCCCTCCCTGGATCATGCGTTTTACAAAGGCTGCAGGTAAGGCAATAAACCGCTACTCCATGATACAAGAGGGAGAGACCGTCATCCTTGGAATCAGCGGGGGAAAAGATTCCCTGGCACTGGCACTGGCACTTTCGCTCAGGTTAAAATGGCTGCCGATCAGCTACAAGCTTCATGGTCTGCATATCGACTGGGAGGAGTATCCCGTTCCCGATCAGAAATTAACAGCCTTACGCCGCTACTTCGATCTGCTTGGAATCCCGCTGGAAACGGTTCGTGCGAGTATGTTTCCCGAATCCTTCGACGGGAAATTCAACTGTTATCTCTGCAGTAGAAACAGGCGTCGCATTTTTTTCGAGAAAGCGAGGGAATTGGGTGTCCGAAAGATTGCCCTCGGACATCACCTTGACGATATTGTGGAAACCACGATGATCAATCTTTTTTTCAGGGGACAGTTCGACAGCATGCAACCTGTTCAGGATTTTTTCGGGGGAGATCTATTCGTGATCAGGCCTATGTGTGAGGTGCGTGAATCGATCATACACAGACTTACCTCTGCCCTTGATCTTCCGGTGGTGAAGCCAGATTGTCCGTATCATGAAACGAATATTCGTGCACGTTTGAAGCCAATCGTACGGGAACTATCCCATATCGACCGCTATGCAAGGGAACATGTCTATAATGCCCTCAATTTCCCCACCGATCTCATGAAAAGCTTGCAACGGTGA
- a CDS encoding aconitate hydratase translates to MTYTAAEKILKAHHREGDFLKGKEIGITIDQTLTQDATGTMVYLQYEAMNIPRVKTELSVSYVDHNTLQNDYRNMDDHRFLQSAAAKFGIYFSRPGNGICHQVHLERFGRPGKTLLGSDSHTPTGGGLGMIAIGAGGLDVAVAMAGAPFYLTYPKIIGVKLTGKLGRMCSAKDVILTVLKLETVKGGVGKIYEYFGPGVKSLTVPERATITNMGAELGATTSLFPSDEVTKAFLELQGRGNQWEEVKADEGAVYDKIIEIDLSKVEPMAACPHMPDIVVPVSELAGKPLQQVAIGSCTNSSLDDLGVAADILAGKTIAQGVSLGISPGSKQTLSAAMKNGIIEKLVDAGARILESACGPCIGMGFAPSSGGVSLRTFNRNFKGRSGTADAQVYLVSPETAAASALMGAITDPRDIKGVERKDYLAYTEIKDNMIIPPFDEKEAAKVEIVRGPNIKPCPTAKAVADNLTANVLLKTEDNITTDHIMPAGSKILPLRSNIPEISKHVFEAVDPDFPQKALAAGEGIIIGGENYGQGSSREHAALAPMYLGIKAVIVKSFARIHKANLINFGILPLTFSDPADYDKLEEGVSLSFGNLPDQLKAGREVTATLVGGSGDGTSMVFLHDMEERLLSVVLAGGLLNFTRQSSGQ, encoded by the coding sequence ATGACCTACACCGCAGCGGAAAAAATTCTAAAAGCACATCACAGAGAAGGTGATTTTCTCAAAGGCAAGGAGATCGGCATTACCATCGACCAAACCCTTACCCAGGACGCCACAGGAACGATGGTCTATTTACAGTACGAGGCCATGAACATTCCACGGGTCAAAACGGAATTGTCGGTCTCTTATGTCGATCACAACACGCTGCAAAATGACTATCGTAATATGGATGATCACCGCTTTCTTCAGTCGGCCGCCGCAAAATTCGGCATCTACTTTTCCCGTCCCGGCAATGGAATCTGCCACCAGGTTCACCTCGAACGTTTCGGAAGGCCGGGAAAAACCCTTCTTGGAAGCGACAGTCATACTCCTACAGGCGGAGGATTGGGAATGATCGCAATCGGGGCAGGAGGCCTTGATGTTGCCGTTGCAATGGCCGGAGCGCCTTTTTATCTCACCTATCCCAAGATTATTGGTGTTAAGCTGACAGGTAAACTGGGAAGGATGTGCAGTGCAAAGGATGTCATCCTCACCGTACTAAAGCTTGAGACGGTAAAAGGCGGGGTTGGTAAAATTTATGAATACTTCGGTCCGGGCGTAAAAAGTCTGACCGTACCTGAAAGGGCAACCATTACAAACATGGGTGCAGAACTTGGTGCGACCACAAGCCTCTTTCCTTCCGATGAGGTTACAAAGGCCTTTCTTGAGCTGCAGGGACGAGGCAATCAGTGGGAAGAGGTGAAAGCCGACGAGGGAGCCGTGTACGACAAGATCATCGAGATCGATCTCTCAAAGGTGGAGCCTATGGCCGCTTGTCCTCATATGCCAGATATCGTTGTTCCGGTTTCAGAACTGGCTGGTAAGCCCCTTCAGCAGGTAGCCATAGGATCCTGCACAAACAGTAGTCTCGACGACCTCGGCGTGGCTGCCGACATCCTCGCCGGAAAAACGATTGCCCAGGGAGTGAGCCTCGGCATCAGTCCAGGGAGCAAACAAACTCTTTCGGCAGCGATGAAAAACGGTATCATCGAAAAGCTGGTGGATGCAGGAGCCAGAATACTCGAAAGTGCCTGCGGGCCCTGTATCGGTATGGGGTTCGCCCCCTCTTCGGGAGGTGTTTCCCTCCGTACCTTCAATCGGAATTTCAAGGGACGCAGCGGTACGGCCGATGCCCAGGTCTACCTGGTTAGTCCGGAAACAGCGGCAGCATCGGCTCTTATGGGTGCCATCACCGATCCTAGGGATATAAAAGGGGTGGAACGAAAAGATTATCTTGCCTACACCGAGATAAAAGACAATATGATTATTCCGCCTTTCGACGAAAAAGAAGCGGCAAAGGTGGAGATTGTACGGGGCCCCAACATCAAGCCCTGCCCCACGGCAAAGGCAGTGGCAGATAATCTGACGGCAAACGTTCTGCTGAAGACCGAAGACAACATAACGACCGATCACATCATGCCTGCCGGATCTAAGATTCTTCCCCTCAGGTCCAATATCCCCGAAATCTCGAAGCATGTGTTTGAAGCAGTCGATCCCGACTTCCCGCAAAAGGCCCTTGCCGCCGGTGAGGGAATCATCATTGGTGGAGAAAACTACGGTCAGGGCTCCAGCCGGGAGCATGCGGCCCTTGCCCCCATGTATCTCGGGATCAAAGCAGTTATTGTCAAAAGCTTCGCACGAATTCATAAGGCAAATCTCATCAATTTCGGTATTTTGCCCCTAACATTTTCCGATCCCGCAGACTATGACAAACTTGAAGAGGGCGTAAGCCTTTCTTTCGGGAACCTCCCGGACCAGCTGAAAGCAGGCAGAGAGGTGACCGCAACCCTTGTCGGGGGATCCGGCGACGGCACAAGCATGGTCTTCCTCCACGATATGGAAGAACGTCTCCTCAGCGTAGTTCTGGCCGGAGGACTGTTGAACTTTACCCGGCAAAGCAGTGGGCAATAA
- a CDS encoding ion transporter: MKEEKRGALDTFLTVAIFLVLIQTFFEEIALIAYWPAQVRGYLACAGFAFDLLFTIEFLVRWFTALGRKEGGDYFFRRRGWVDFLAALPLLLFDSGPRVYVLSLGGSLFLAGGGALNMLKAVKAIRLARVLRFLRVLKLFRNIKYVDSSMAQRHLTRLSTLAVSTVVFAALVYGFFVSVLHIPTPTGVAEAEQNRFLDAVDENVKAERYFKDLFSMRGDLLLVRDTDKDLTLYTRFNNDYYRRHFDAEDYRVAEKGSHAFFFDLRDARAASAAQQLLVFSIVILLLIALLFLYGPHFAVTVTDPVHVMRRGYEEPDYNLEVRIPSRYSGDDLFILSRLYNENYLPMKIRERTPESREHSALTLESLGDLNGLK; encoded by the coding sequence ATGAAAGAAGAGAAACGAGGAGCATTAGATACCTTTCTGACCGTGGCGATTTTTCTTGTACTTATTCAAACCTTTTTTGAAGAGATTGCCCTTATAGCTTACTGGCCTGCCCAGGTGAGGGGTTATCTTGCCTGCGCAGGTTTTGCCTTTGATCTGCTTTTTACCATCGAATTCCTGGTAAGGTGGTTCACTGCGCTTGGTCGAAAAGAGGGGGGCGACTATTTCTTCCGCCGGCGAGGGTGGGTGGACTTTCTTGCTGCCCTTCCTCTTTTGCTTTTCGACAGCGGACCGCGGGTGTATGTGCTAAGCCTCGGCGGATCGCTCTTTCTTGCCGGTGGCGGTGCGCTTAACATGCTGAAAGCGGTGAAAGCCATTCGCCTTGCAAGGGTGTTGCGTTTCCTTCGGGTCTTGAAACTCTTTCGAAACATAAAATATGTCGACAGCTCCATGGCACAGCGTCATCTGACACGGCTGTCGACTCTGGCCGTTTCGACCGTTGTTTTTGCTGCTCTCGTCTATGGTTTTTTTGTTTCTGTTTTGCATATTCCCACACCGACCGGGGTGGCAGAGGCTGAACAGAACCGCTTTCTTGACGCTGTGGATGAAAACGTGAAAGCGGAACGATATTTCAAAGACCTTTTCTCTATGAGGGGGGATCTGCTGCTGGTCCGTGATACCGATAAGGATCTAACCCTCTATACCCGTTTTAACAATGATTACTATCGACGCCATTTCGATGCGGAAGATTACCGGGTTGCAGAAAAGGGCTCTCATGCCTTCTTCTTTGATCTTCGGGATGCAAGAGCCGCCTCTGCTGCCCAGCAATTGCTGGTCTTCTCCATAGTGATTTTGCTGCTTATTGCATTACTCTTTCTTTACGGCCCTCATTTCGCCGTAACGGTGACTGATCCCGTTCATGTCATGCGTCGAGGCTATGAAGAGCCGGATTACAATCTGGAGGTTCGTATTCCATCCCGCTACAGCGGGGATGACCTTTTCATACTATCCCGTCTTTACAATGAAAACTATCTGCCGATGAAGATTCGAGAGCGCACTCCCGAAAGCCGGGAACACAGTGCCCTCACACTGGAATCTCTCGGGGATTTGAATGGACTGAAGTGA